One part of the Sardina pilchardus chromosome 5, fSarPil1.1, whole genome shotgun sequence genome encodes these proteins:
- the LOC134080584 gene encoding UPF0461 protein C5orf24-like, producing the protein MMRRGPNTSDYCMSRPSCLAEDTCHLASHFDLCSTQASKFYPSIPLPGQMSLSPLSSCQNTLKPMTCQRQDHHGDAHPPAMGIKNNDQKPEDSKKKKTPGRSGKRGRPAGTTKAAGYRTSTGRPLGTTKAAGFKTSPGRPIGTTRAAGYKVSPGRPPGSIKNLSRLTKLGYGTCSSAAFPYSAMHKRGVCESVAKEKEPNE; encoded by the coding sequence ATGATGCGCCGAGGCCCCAACACCAGTGACTACTGCATGAGTAGGCCGTCATGCTTAGCTGAGGACACCTGCCACCTCGCCTCTCACTTCGACCTGTGCTCCACACAGGCCAGCAAATTctacccctccatccctctgccTGGACAGATGTCTCTGTCCCCACTGTCCTCCTGCCAGAACACGCTCAAGCCAATGACCTGTCAGCGACAAGACCACCATGGTGATGCCCACCCTCCAGCAATGGGAATCAAGAACAATGACCAAAAGCCTGAGgactcaaagaaaaaaaagactccaGGCAGGTCAGGCAAAAGGGGTCGCCCGGCCGGAACTACCAAGGCTGCTGGGTACAGAACCAGCACCGGAAGGCCACTGGGCACCACAAAAGCGGCAGGCTTCAAAACGAGTCCCGGGAGACCCATAGGCACGACCAGAGCGGCTGGTTACAAGGTGAGCCCAGGCCGCCCGCCGGGAAGCATCAAAAACCTCTCTCGCCTCACCAAACTGGGCTATGGAACCTGCAGCAGCGCCGCATTCCCGTACAGTGCCATGCACAAGAGAGGTGTGTGCGAATCAGTGGCCAAAGAGAAAGAACCTAACGAGTAA